The following are encoded together in the Triticum dicoccoides isolate Atlit2015 ecotype Zavitan chromosome 6B, WEW_v2.0, whole genome shotgun sequence genome:
- the LOC119324912 gene encoding F-box/LRR-repeat protein At5g02910-like, giving the protein MERERRRAAGWEDRISELPDALRLQILSLLPLKCAIRTGALSSRWRDLWEQRWPVPSSLRLRAPPGPSGAQAQLAAVDRRGRRRVDVFSLAFHPGQLAQADLKRCVDYAAACGVEDLQLRLDGGGGRGARGGQRRAGALAVHFPVGSPLLARLSVRGLHLTASANAMVATLEVIHLHSVSITDAALRRVVAACPCLRDLELRYCRHLRRIDFTTVGAANLRSLTVVDCSRTTELRVPAAPRLRSFRFSGPFLCSNLFSGVGDSFQDLYLCSGGPEAGLPPTNLPSAVPHLANITTLTICSIALQYVSASLATIVKETNLRRLKELQLLMFGMANSNLADIFSFLKTCSCPQLERLFVQLPTNTHDSFTRNYLDVAEEEQPEDGLENLRLAKMTNFKGHHNEMRLLDFLLTKASCLKKLFLVAPKEDHPQGLRKIQSDVLPLSRKAEILERASAGTQIVFSGPDSSHAQPLHSEVFIRF; this is encoded by the exons ATGGAGCGggagcggcggcgcgcggcggggTGGGAGGACCGCATCTCGGAGCTGCCCGACGCGCTGCGCCTGCAGATTCTCAGCCTGCTGCCGCTCAAGTGCGCCATCCGCACCGGCGCGCTCTCCTCGCGGTGGCGGGACCTCTGGGAGCAGCGCTGGCCGGTGCCCTCCTCGCTGCGCCTCCGCGCCCCGCCGGGCCCCTCGGGGGCCCAGGCGCAGCTCGCGGCCGTGGACCGGCGCGGGCGGCGCCGGGTCGACGTCTTCTCCCTCGCTTTCCACCCGGGCCAGCTCGCGCAGGCCGACCTCAAGCGCTGCGTCGACTACGCCGCGGCCTGCGGCGTCGAGGACCTGCAGCTCcgcctcgacggcggcggcggccgcggcgcgcGCGGGGGCCAGCGCCGCGCCGGCGCGCTCGCCGTGCACTTCCCCGTCGGGAGCccgctcctggcgcgcctctcggtGCGCGGGCTCCACCTCACGGCCTCCGCCAACGCCATGGTCGCCACGCTCGAGGTCATCCACCTCCACTCCGTCTCCATCACCGACGCCGCGCTGCGCCGGGTCGTCGCCGCCTGCCCCTGCCTCCGCGACCTCGAGCTCCGCTACTGCCGACACCTACGCCGCATCGACTTCACCACCGTCGGGGCCGCCAACCTCAGGAGCCTCACCGTCGTGGACTGCTCCCGCACCACCGAGCTGCGCGTCCCGGCGGCGCCCCGCCTCCGCTCCTTCCGGTTCAGCGGGCCCTTCCTCTGCAGCAACCTTTTCTCTGGCGTTGGAGACTCTTTTCAGGATCTCTACCTCTgctctggcgggccagaggccggcTTGCCGCCCACCAATTTGCCCTCGGCGGTTCCTCACCTTGCCAACATCACCACCCTCACCATATGCAGCATTGCCCTCCAG TACGTGTCTGCGTCACTGGCCACCATCGTCAAGGAGACCAACCTCCGGAGATTGAAGGAGCTTCAGTTGCTCATGTTCGGGATGGCCAACTCCAACCTCGCAGACATTTTTAGCTTCCTCAAGACCTGTTCCTGTCCTCAGTTGGAGAGGCTCTTCGTGCAG CTACCAACAAACACACATGATTCGTTCACGAGGAATTACTTGGACGtggcagaggaagaacagcctgaaGACGGATTAGAAAACCTTCGGTTGGCCAAGATGACAAACTTCAAGGGGCATCACAATGAGATGCGCCTGCTCGATTTTCTGCTGACAAAGGCCAGTTGCCTTAAGAAATTGTTCCTGGTTGCTCCTAAAGAGGATCACCCACAAGGGCTACGAAAGATTCAGTCAGATGTGCTGCCCCTTTCTCGAAAGGCAGAAATTCTTGAAAGAGCTTCAGCAGGCACCCAGATAGTTTTCAGTGGGCCTGATAGTTCTCATGCCCAGCCATTGCACTCAGAAGTCTTCATCAGATTTTAG